The Polyangium aurulentum genomic interval ACGCGGCCCGCCAGGCGCTTGCCCCGGCTCGAGGAGGCGGGGTGATCGATGCGCCAGGAGATGCTCTCCAGCAGCTTGCCGTGATCGGCGAGGGTGTTGCGCAGCATCTCGCGCCGAACGAAGGCCTTCGCGCTCTCGAAGCGGGGCATGAGCAGCGCGCCGATGGCCTCGGCCTCCTCGGAGAGCGCCTCGAGATCGGCCATGAACGCCGCGCGCGACAGATCGAGCGAGGCTGCCTCGCGGATCAGGAAGCGGCAAGCGCGGAGGGTGTAGCCGAGTTGCTCGCGGTCCACGTCGTACGTCACGCAGAAGCGCTCGACCTCGCTCTCCACGGGGGCGGGGACGGGATCGGCGAGGCTCGGGCCGAGGATTTCCCACAAGTGCTCGCGCGCGTGCTCGGGCAGCGTGAGCAGCGCTGCGAGGTCGCCGGCGAGCCCGGGAGGCGCGGGGGCTCCGCCCAGGGCTTGAAGCACAATTTTTCCCGTCGTTGCAGTGGTGTCCGACATCTCCACGAGCATAACACGGCGCTTTCGTGGCTTGCGCGCATTGCCGCATTTCGATGTGCCTTCGCCATAGAGCGGGATCACGTGGAGGTCAGGCTCGCGTCCGATGGCTCCGACACGATCGAGGTCGGGATCGTCACATGGCTCGGCCGCAGACGAAGGGCCTCGAGCGTCCGCCGTGCAGCGAGGCTGAAGCTTTGCGGGTGAACCCGGGCTAAGGTGATCGGGTGCGACGCTTCGTCCTCGGCACCGCTGGCCACGTCGATCACGGAAAAACCACGCTGGTTCGTGCGCTCACGGGCATCGACACCGACCGGCTGCCGGAGGAGAAGCGCCGCGGCATCACGATCGAGCTCGGCTTCGCGCCCTGGAAGCTCGACGAGAACATGGAAGTCAGCGTCATCGACGTGCCCGGGCATCGGCGGCTCGTGCACACGATGATCGCCGGCGCGATCGGCATGGAGGTCGTGCTGCTCGTGGTGGCGGCGGACGAGGGGGTCATGCCGCAGACGCGCGAGCACGTGGCCGCGTGCGAGCTGCTCGGGATCCGGCGCGCGGTCGTGGCCGTGACCAAGCTCGACCGGGCGGGCGAGGACATCGCGAAGCTCGCGGGCGAGGAGGCGCTCGAGCTGCTCGCGGGGCGCATGGAGGCCGAGGTGGTGCTCTGCTCGGCGCGCACGGGCGAGGGGCTCGACGCGGTGCGGGACGCGGTTCGTCGCGCCCTGCAATCGCTCGCGCCGCCGCCAGCGGGGGCGCGCGCGCGGATCGGGGTCGACCGGGTTTTCAGCGTTCGCGGCGCGGGGACGGTCGTCACGGGGACGCTCGTCGAGGGGCGCATTCAGGTGGGGGCGCCGCTGTTCGTGGTGGGCGGCGGGCGCGTGGAGGGGCGCGTGGAGACGGGCGAGGTGCACAAGACGGCCGCGCGCGGGCTGCACGTGCACGATCGCGCGGTCGAGGTGGCCGAGGCGCCGACGCGGCTCGCGCTGAACCTGGCGGGCGTGCCGCTCGAGGCGGTTCACCGCGGGGATCTGGTCACCGACGATCCGAGCGTCGTGCCCACCCGCCGCATCGACGTGTCGCTGCGGACGCTCGCGCCGGTTCGTCGGGGCATGGGCGTCTCGGTCTACGTGGGCACGGCGCGGTCGCAGGGGCGGCTCGAGCTGCTCGGCGAGGCGGCGGAGGGCAGCGAGCGCATCCTCGGGCGGCTGCGGCTCTCGGCGCCGATCGCTGCGGTGGGCGGGGACAAGCTCGTCTTGCGGGGCTCGGACGTGGATGGGCCTGCGGGCGCGGTGCTCGGGGGCGGGGTGATCCTGGATGCGCGTCCGCCGCGCAGGCGAGCGCGCGCGGCGCGCCGGGCGGTGCTGGCGGCGATCG includes:
- the selB gene encoding selenocysteine-specific translation elongation factor, producing the protein MRRFVLGTAGHVDHGKTTLVRALTGIDTDRLPEEKRRGITIELGFAPWKLDENMEVSVIDVPGHRRLVHTMIAGAIGMEVVLLVVAADEGVMPQTREHVAACELLGIRRAVVAVTKLDRAGEDIAKLAGEEALELLAGRMEAEVVLCSARTGEGLDAVRDAVRRALQSLAPPPAGARARIGVDRVFSVRGAGTVVTGTLVEGRIQVGAPLFVVGGGRVEGRVETGEVHKTAARGLHVHDRAVEVAEAPTRLALNLAGVPLEAVHRGDLVTDDPSVVPTRRIDVSLRTLAPVRRGMGVSVYVGTARSQGRLELLGEAAEGSERILGRLRLSAPIAAVGGDKLVLRGSDVDGPAGAVLGGGVILDARPPRRRARAARRAVLAAIEARDVPAAARALVEETSPRPLPREALPSRLALPAAEIERAADKLADRGELVRVKRFGWMTRAALVELAVKARGLVVEHHRKAPLDRGLVLETLRSQLGELAGPEAAEEIIKLAASKSGSVGGEPIVIEGDVARAPDAAAAKVTGAVAGALGAATSALEKAGLKGLTEFGVKEATGAQPREVKAILAKLVREGQALHAGELWFWRADYERLRAQVVGHLDKHGRMTIGDFKDLSGLGRRQAIPLLEQLDREGVTRREGDDSRVKGK